A section of the Engystomops pustulosus chromosome 3, aEngPut4.maternal, whole genome shotgun sequence genome encodes:
- the LOC140120782 gene encoding uncharacterized protein has product MLCAFIETREREEKRKERKRKKNKETGRRRRGKGRRTQREREEKRKERKSKKNKEREGGEEEREEKEGEQREREGGEEEGEEKEEEQREREREEKRKRKKNKGEEEREKRKKNKELEGGKEDKREEEENEEEQRKKGRRKREKREMNKERKGGEEEREEKEKEEEQRDREEKKRKERKRKKNTKRKGGEEEREEKQKEQRERGRRRGKRGKGRRTKREREREEKRKERKRK; this is encoded by the exons atgctgtgtgccttcatAGAGACG AGAGaaagggaggagaagaggaaagagaggaaaaggaagaagaacaaagagacagggaggagaagaagaggaaaaggaagaagaaCACAAAGAGaaagggaggagaagaggaaagagagGAAAAGCAAAAAGAacaaagagagagagggaggagaagaggaaagagagGAAAAGGAAGGAgaacaaagagagagagagggaggagaagaggaaggagaggaaaaggaagaagaacaaagagagagagagagggaggagaagaggaaaaggaagaagaacaaa ggagaagaggaaagagagAAAAGGAAGAAGAACAAAGAGTTAGAGGGAGGAAAAGAAGATAAAAGAGAGGAAGAGGAAAATGAAGAAGAACAAAGAAAGAAAGGgaggagaaaaagagaaaagaggGAGATGAACAAAGAGAGaaagggaggagaagaggaaagagaggaaaaggaaaaggaagaagaacaaagagacagggaggagaagaagaggaaagagaggaaaaggaagaagaaCACAAAGAGaaagggaggagaagaggaaagagagGAAAAGCAAAAAGAacaaagagagagagggaggagaagaggaaagagagGAAAAGGAAGGAgaacaaagagagagagagagagggaggagaagaggaaggagaggaaaaggaag